The genomic segment CGTCAGGTACAGGGCCACGCACAGGCCTACCTCGAAGAGGAAGGACGTGGGGCCGGGGTAGATGGTCAGGGGGTACGGCAGCCGGTAGTAGCGACCCAGGTCGTACAGCAGGGCGAAGACGACGAAGGCGTAGCCCAGGAAGGCCGTGGTGATGGCCGGACGGACCGCCGAGTGATACTTCTTCATGCCGAAGAGGTACACGGCCGCGGAGGTCGTGTAGCCGCCGGCGGCCAGGGCGACGCCGCAGAGCAGGTCGAAGCCGATCCAGATGCCCCATGGGTTGTCGTCGGTCAGGTTGGTGACGGAACCGATGCCCATGGTGAAGCGCTTGACGGTCAGCACCAGGCCGACGGCCAGGATGATGGCCGTCAGGATGTTGGCCGGGGTCCAGAATTTCTTGTCGGGTGTGGTGTGGTGAGACATCGCCACTCCTCCTTATTGCTCGCCCGCGTCGGCGGCTTCGGCTTCTTTCTTGCGAGCCTCTTCCGCGTCCTTCAGGGCCTTTTTCACTTCACGATCGACGGCTGCCTGCTTGTCGCGCTCCGCCTTGTCCATGGCCGCCTTGAGCTTCTTGGCCGCTTCGGCCTGGGCGTCGGCCACGGCTTCCGCCACGGCGTGGTGCTGCTCTTCCTCGGAGATCTTCTCCTTGCGCTTGGTCAGCGCGTAGGCGCCGGTCAGGAACACGGGCCACAGGCCGACGATGGCCGGGACCACGCCCAGGGGACCGGAGGTGAACTGCGGAGCGGGCGTGATGCCCAGATCCTCGCGCAGGCCGATCTGGGAGAAGGGAGCGCCCGAGATGTAGAGCCAGCTGGTGCCCCCCATCTCGTTCTCGCCGTAGATGTGGTTGATGTACGTGTCGGGGTGCTTGCGGATGCGCTCGCGGGCGATGCCCAGCAGATCCTCGCGGCGGCCGAAGACCAGGGCGCCCTTGGGGCAGTCCTCGACGCAGCCGGGGAGCTTGCCTTCCTCGATGCGCGGCTGGCACATGGTGCACTTGCGCACCCGCGGCGTGACCGGGTCATGATACTCGTACGTGGGAATCTCGAAGGGACAGGCGATCATGCAGTAGCGGCAGCCCACGCACTTGGAGGCGTCGTAGCTGACGGCGCCGGTCTTGTCCTTCTTGAAGGCGCCGACGAAGCAGGCCGAGGCGCAGGCCGGTTCGAGGCAGTGGTTGCACTGCTGCTTACGGTAGACCGGCTTGTCGCCGACCGCGTACTTGTTGACCACCGTGAAGGTGTCGTGGTGTGTGCGGCGACGCTTGTCCATGACCGTCAGGTCGTCGAAGGGCACGGGCTGGGCCGGCAGTTCGTTGACCTTGTTGCATGCGGCTTCGCACTTTCTGCAGCCGATGCATTTGGTGCTGTCAAAGAGCACCCCAAAGCTCTCGGGATATCCCGTGAAATGATGAGTTCCACCGGCACTGGCCGAAGACGCCGCCAAACAGGCCCCTGCGCCAGCCAGCATGCCAATGAATTTTCTGCGTTTCATAGTAGCTCCTCGTTATTGCGACCTTGCAGGCAGGTTACTTTTTCGCGGCGTGGCATTCGGTGCAGGCCGTGGCCGCCGGCTTCTCGATGCCCATCTCCGTGTGGCAGCCGATGCACTGCTGGTGATAGGCGGTCTTCAGATCTGGCTTGGCCTCTGTCAGGGGGCCGGCGCCCTTGCCGTGACAGCTGACGCACTTGGGCGGGTTGGCCGAAGCGGGGCTGTTGTGGTGACAGCCGGAGCAGACGGCGTTGGGGCTCGCGTGGAAATACGCAGCCATGGCGTCGTCCTTCATGCCTTCCATGATCTTCTGCACGATCTTGCGGTGCGGGAACTTGCTGGCCTGGTATTCATTGGCCAAAACGCCGATCTCGATGTTTTCGGGGATCTCGTCGATCTTCACGACCGTGTCGGACTTTGCACGGGTATCAAAGAGCATGGCCGCGGTGTTGACCTGCATGGTCTTGTCCTGAGCCATTTCGGGGCCGGCCGTGATGCTGACGTGGCACTTGGCGCAGCTGGCCTCGGTCTTCTGGCCCGTGCGGCCCATGAAGGTATGGCAACCGGCGCACTGCTTCTTGTCCTGGGCCTGGGCGTGGCAGCCCACGCAGCTGGCCTTGGCGGTCACGCGGTGCATGGCCTGCTCGGTGGTGATGAAGGCGCCCTCTTCCTTGCCAAGGGAGGTGTGGCACTGGGAACAAGCCACCACGCCCTTGGTCGAGGAGGTGTGATGACAGACCGAGCAAT from the Desulfomicrobium escambiense DSM 10707 genome contains:
- the hmcB gene encoding sulfate respiration complex iron-sulfur protein HmcB; this encodes MKRRKFIGMLAGAGACLAASSASAGGTHHFTGYPESFGVLFDSTKCIGCRKCEAACNKVNELPAQPVPFDDLTVMDKRRRTHHDTFTVVNKYAVGDKPVYRKQQCNHCLEPACASACFVGAFKKDKTGAVSYDASKCVGCRYCMIACPFEIPTYEYHDPVTPRVRKCTMCQPRIEEGKLPGCVEDCPKGALVFGRREDLLGIARERIRKHPDTYINHIYGENEMGGTSWLYISGAPFSQIGLREDLGITPAPQFTSGPLGVVPAIVGLWPVFLTGAYALTKRKEKISEEEQHHAVAEAVADAQAEAAKKLKAAMDKAERDKQAAVDREVKKALKDAEEARKKEAEAADAGEQ